DNA sequence from the Thermococcus sp. genome:
GGTAAGCGTCAAGAACCTCGGTCTGTATCTCTTCCGGCATCGGCATGCTGTCGATGAGCTCCCTTATGAGGGCGGTGTTGTCAAGAAGCTCCCTGCTGTCATCGACATTGGTTCTGCTGACTATGTCCATAATCCAGTCCTGGAGCGGCTTGGGCTCCTCAGAGGCGTTTGTTAGAACCTCAGCGAGAACGCCGCTCTTGGCCTTCTCACCCATGATCTCTTCGATATCCTTCTTGCTGACCTTTACATTGTTGACAAAATACTTGTAGGCTTCCGCGGTTACACAGAATCCTGGCGGAACCGGAATCCCGGCGTTGGTGAGCTCACCAAGGTTGGCTCCCTTTCCACCAACGAGTGCCACGTCGGTCTTCTTGAGCTCTTCAAACCACCTTATAAATCTGTATTCACCCATGTGACTCCCTCCAAATGGTTACTGCGGGTGATATATTGGAGGCATGTATTTAAAATTAACTATCCAAGGCTGTTCCTTGGCGTACAAGATTGAAAAAACGTGATATAATGGACATTCGAAGATGGAGGCTCAGCTTCGTCTTTAGGACAGTCTTGTGAATATCTGAACGGTACCGTGTCCGAACTCTTTAACCTCGCGATATCTTCCGCTCTCAAGGACTCCGACGTTGGGGTCACTTTTCAGCCTTACGATGAGGTCGTACCTCCCGTTTTTTACGCGTTCTCTTACCTGCTGCCTTGGAATTATGATCTGAATTGTAGAGTGGGGGTAGTAAAGGCCTGCAATGGTGTATACCTTTTGAGATACCAGGATCCAGCTTGCTGGATAGTTCATCCGAGCATAGTCAAAAGCGGTTACGTAGGTACTTCCACGCTCGTCCCACATGTTCACCATTGCAATAGCCGAGTGAACGGTTGGAATCAACACGAGTACCAGGAGCACCATGAAAACAGCGGGCGTTAGAGTCCTTCTTTCTTTCCAGTTCACAAGGGCTCTTGTCCATTCTCCCAGTCTCCACAGGGCATGGGTTGAGAGTATTGCCATTACAGGGCTCAAAAACGTCACAAAACGGTTCTCTTTGTGGGTTACCGTTAGGATGCCTGTGAATCCAATCAGAAACCAGCTGATCAACAGCCACCCTTCCTCATTCTGCTTGAGCAGGACAATGCCAAGCAGGGTGAGAAGAAGTATAATTCCAAGGACCGAGGTGAGGGAGCTGATGTAGTCAAAGGCCGAGACTGGGGGGGCGTGGGTGACGTACTTGGTTGCCGTACTGAACGGCATTAGAGCCCCGCCGTAGTGTAGCCGGCCAAGGTAGAGCCACGGTGTCAGAACGAGGAGCGTTAA
Encoded proteins:
- a CDS encoding glycosyltransferase family 39 protein, with the translated sequence MSMARIKTDILVSSLLVVVAFIAAGVSINAKNVTYDGALYIDIARNLLHGITNYTYQGYYMMYRPPGYVYTLYLVFHLTPLSPSSLLTTAKLVSALFYGLTAGLVYYFALAVWGDRIKAVGASVLYMANPLAFSMATRGLVHSEFTFFYTLSLYLLYTGRRLGDRRLIYASFVVAGVSILTRYTGLSILAVIFTYLYLTEYWGWTKKKEYGVGAILTLLVLTPWLYLGRLHYGGALMPFSTATKYVTHAPPVSAFDYISSLTSVLGIILLLTLLGIVLLKQNEEGWLLISWFLIGFTGILTVTHKENRFVTFLSPVMAILSTHALWRLGEWTRALVNWKERRTLTPAVFMVLLVLVLIPTVHSAIAMVNMWDERGSTYVTAFDYARMNYPASWILVSQKVYTIAGLYYPHSTIQIIIPRQQVRERVKNGRYDLIVRLKSDPNVGVLESGRYREVKEFGHGTVQIFTRLS